In the Bradyrhizobium guangzhouense genome, one interval contains:
- a CDS encoding ABC transporter permease, giving the protein MTGGGARPARSFAIVLIVHLAVLVLWQLAVDAFHVPKFILPSPLATVQTLGTASYAWGTNTLVTAIEILGGFALGAVVGVALAVIFSWAPLVSLVLLPLFVTLNMIPKVALGPLFIVWFSYGILPNILIAFSICFFPILLTTARGLREVEPDLLDLVKSLRGSRWTLFRKIQLPGSLPYVFSGMKVGAILAVAGAVVGEFIASERGLGYLMIQVQSSLDTPAMVMAVVLLTLLGVALYGLVLALERMFVVGDARQT; this is encoded by the coding sequence GTGACAGGTGGCGGAGCAAGGCCGGCGCGCAGCTTTGCGATCGTCCTGATCGTGCACCTCGCCGTGCTCGTGCTCTGGCAACTCGCGGTCGATGCCTTCCACGTGCCGAAATTCATCCTCCCCTCGCCACTCGCGACGGTGCAGACACTGGGCACTGCAAGTTATGCCTGGGGTACCAACACGCTGGTGACGGCCATCGAGATCCTCGGCGGCTTCGCCCTCGGCGCGGTCGTCGGCGTCGCGCTCGCCGTGATCTTCAGCTGGGCGCCGCTGGTGAGCCTCGTGCTACTGCCGCTGTTCGTGACGCTGAACATGATCCCGAAGGTCGCGCTCGGCCCGCTCTTCATCGTCTGGTTCTCCTACGGCATCCTGCCGAACATCCTGATCGCCTTCAGCATCTGCTTCTTCCCGATCCTGCTCACCACCGCGCGGGGATTGCGCGAGGTCGAGCCTGACCTGCTCGACCTCGTCAAATCGCTGCGCGGCTCGCGCTGGACGCTGTTCCGCAAGATTCAGCTGCCGGGATCGCTGCCTTACGTGTTCTCCGGCATGAAGGTCGGCGCCATCCTAGCGGTCGCCGGCGCCGTCGTCGGCGAGTTCATCGCCTCCGAGCGCGGGCTCGGCTACCTCATGATCCAGGTGCAGTCCTCGCTCGACACGCCGGCGATGGTCATGGCCGTCGTGCTGCTGACGCTGCTCGGCGTCGCCCTCTACGGCCTGGTGCTCGCCCTCGAACGCATGTTCGTGGTCGGCGATGCCAGGCAAACTTGA
- a CDS encoding L,D-transpeptidase has translation MQTTLSPSTDASMTARDRELLAHTPYAQANVPEQYLRHIVDYPRKELPGTILVDTDARYLYYVLPDGKAIRYGVAVGEEAMAFSGVARVGRLAEWPDWVPTPEIQARLGPYPARVPGGPANPLGARGIYLYAGNKDTLYRIHGTNQPEYIGQAISSGCIRMRNEDVIDLFDRVKLNATVVVLPPGQSAQIDSGPSWRG, from the coding sequence ATGCAGACGACTCTCTCGCCATCGACAGATGCCAGCATGACGGCGCGCGACCGCGAGTTGCTCGCGCACACGCCTTACGCCCAGGCAAACGTGCCCGAGCAATATCTCCGTCACATCGTCGATTATCCGCGCAAGGAGCTGCCGGGCACCATCCTGGTCGATACCGATGCGCGCTACCTCTACTACGTTCTGCCCGACGGCAAGGCGATCCGCTATGGCGTTGCGGTCGGCGAGGAGGCGATGGCCTTCTCGGGCGTGGCGCGCGTTGGCCGGCTGGCGGAATGGCCGGATTGGGTGCCGACCCCCGAAATTCAGGCGCGATTGGGGCCATATCCTGCACGCGTGCCCGGCGGTCCCGCCAATCCGCTGGGTGCACGCGGCATCTATCTCTATGCCGGCAACAAGGACACGCTCTATCGCATTCACGGCACCAATCAGCCGGAATATATCGGGCAGGCGATCTCGTCGGGCTGTATCAGGATGCGCAACGAGGACGTGATCGATCTGTTCGACCGGGTGAAGCTCAACGCGACTGTCGTTGTACTGCCGCCAGGACAAAGCGCGCAGATTGACTCGGGGCCGAGTTGGCGCGGATAA
- a CDS encoding COG4315 family predicted lipoprotein: protein MSRFVTAAAIIALTTGHALANGHGGEAPPPPKPEATSAPAKVVLTKQGPKLVDPKGMTLYYYERDTTGKTSNCNGKCTESWVPLAATTEAKAIGDFTVIDREDGSKMWAYRYRPLYTSPADKAPGDANGNATTLQWRIARPDN, encoded by the coding sequence ATGTCGAGATTCGTCACTGCGGCCGCAATCATCGCGCTGACCACCGGTCATGCGCTTGCGAATGGCCATGGTGGCGAGGCCCCTCCTCCGCCGAAGCCCGAGGCGACATCCGCTCCCGCGAAGGTGGTCCTGACCAAGCAGGGCCCCAAGCTCGTCGATCCCAAGGGGATGACGCTCTACTATTATGAGCGCGACACCACGGGCAAGACGTCGAACTGCAACGGCAAGTGCACCGAAAGCTGGGTGCCGCTCGCCGCAACCACCGAAGCCAAGGCCATTGGCGACTTCACCGTGATCGACCGCGAGGACGGCAGCAAGATGTGGGCGTATCGCTATCGCCCGCTCTACACGTCACCGGCCGACAAGGCGCCGGGCGATGCCAACGGCAACGCCACGACGTTGCAATGGCGCATCGCCCGCCCCGACAATTAA
- the minD gene encoding septum site-determining protein MinD, with protein MAKVLVVTSGKGGVGKTTTTAALGAALAQRGDKVVVVDFDVGLRNLDLVMGAERRVVFDLINVVQGVAKLPQALIKDKRLENLWLLPASQTRDKDALTEEGVGKVIADLRSRFDWVICDSPAGIERGASMAMRFADEAVIVTNPEVSSVRDSDRIIGMLDSKTVRAEKGERVEKHILITRYDPSRAARGEMLTIDDILEILATPLLGIIPESQDVLRASNVGTPVTLSNAEGAPARAYIDAARRLCGETVAMQVPVERKGFMDRLLRRRAA; from the coding sequence ATGGCCAAGGTACTGGTCGTGACATCAGGCAAGGGCGGCGTCGGCAAGACGACCACGACCGCCGCATTGGGAGCTGCGCTGGCGCAGCGCGGCGACAAGGTCGTCGTCGTCGATTTCGACGTCGGCTTGCGCAACCTCGACCTCGTGATGGGCGCCGAACGCCGCGTGGTGTTCGATCTGATCAACGTGGTGCAGGGCGTGGCCAAGCTCCCGCAGGCGCTGATCAAGGACAAGCGGCTGGAGAATTTGTGGCTGCTGCCGGCTTCGCAAACCCGCGACAAGGACGCGCTGACGGAAGAGGGCGTCGGCAAGGTCATCGCCGATCTGCGTAGCCGGTTCGACTGGGTGATCTGCGACAGTCCGGCCGGCATCGAGCGTGGCGCTTCGATGGCGATGCGCTTTGCCGATGAGGCCGTGATCGTCACCAATCCGGAAGTCTCCTCGGTGCGGGATTCCGATCGCATCATCGGTATGCTCGATTCCAAGACCGTGCGGGCCGAGAAGGGCGAGCGCGTCGAGAAGCACATTCTCATCACCCGCTATGATCCCTCGCGTGCCGCGCGCGGCGAGATGCTGACCATCGACGACATCCTGGAAATCCTCGCAACGCCCTTGCTCGGCATCATCCCCGAAAGCCAGGACGTGCTGCGCGCTTCGAACGTCGGCACCCCGGTGACGCTCTCAAACGCCGAAGGCGCACCCGCGCGGGCCTATATCGACGCGGCGAGGCGGCTGTGCGGCGAAACCGTCGCCATGCAAGTGCCTGTCGAGCGCAAGGGCTTCATGGATCGGTTGCTGCGACGGAGGGCTGCATGA
- a CDS encoding TetR/AcrR family transcriptional regulator: MPAKRSGDTVPQRRDPVATRKKLLTAARQEFARHGFAGARVDEIAERAGVNKQLVYHYFGDKDALYLAVLEWVYEDIREQERRLNLEGLPPDKAIRRLIEASFDHLAENPDFIVLLNDENRGGARHVRGSTRLEAMHSPLVKSVSHILHEGVRSGMFRKGIDPIQLYISIAGLSYFFFSNTPTLSAIFGKDLSSRTARRARRRHVADLVLQSLRP, translated from the coding sequence ATGCCCGCAAAACGCTCAGGCGACACCGTGCCGCAGCGCCGCGACCCGGTCGCGACCCGCAAGAAACTGCTCACCGCGGCACGCCAGGAGTTCGCCAGGCATGGTTTTGCGGGCGCCCGCGTCGACGAGATCGCCGAGCGCGCCGGCGTCAACAAGCAGCTGGTCTATCACTATTTTGGCGACAAGGACGCGCTCTACCTCGCCGTACTCGAATGGGTCTATGAGGACATCCGCGAACAGGAGCGCAGGCTCAATCTCGAAGGCCTGCCGCCGGACAAGGCGATCCGCCGGCTGATCGAGGCCTCGTTCGATCATCTGGCGGAAAACCCCGATTTCATCGTGCTCCTGAACGACGAGAACCGCGGCGGCGCCCGCCATGTGCGCGGCTCGACCCGGCTGGAGGCGATGCATTCGCCGCTCGTGAAGAGCGTCTCGCACATCCTCCATGAGGGCGTGCGCTCAGGGATGTTCCGCAAGGGGATCGACCCCATCCAGCTCTACATCTCGATTGCGGGCCTTTCCTATTTCTTCTTCTCCAACACGCCGACGCTGTCGGCGATCTTCGGCAAGGACCTGTCGAGCCGCACCGCCCGGCGCGCGCGCCGCCGGCATGTCGCCGATCTGGTGCTGCAGTCGCTCCGGCCGTAA
- a CDS encoding DUF6894 family protein, with the protein MPYYSFDLVDGEEFKNQGGIILEDIEVASDRAVQLASELSQVKPELQQKGCSVRVTDRDHVEVYRTPLDPVPAWRR; encoded by the coding sequence ATGCCGTATTATTCCTTCGATCTCGTTGACGGTGAAGAGTTCAAGAACCAGGGCGGAATCATCCTCGAGGACATCGAGGTCGCCTCTGATCGTGCCGTTCAACTCGCAAGCGAGCTGTCACAGGTGAAGCCTGAGTTGCAGCAGAAAGGTTGCTCGGTGCGCGTCACCGATCGCGATCACGTCGAGGTCTATCGCACCCCACTCGATCCCGTGCCGGCCTGGCGACGCTAA
- a CDS encoding NAD-dependent epimerase/dehydratase family protein, with translation MLLTRQTLPKTIPDIAALDDLLCRPTQALIDDLKKVEGDIMILGVAGKMGPTLAGLAKAAAPDRRVIGVARFSDAGVKDWLHARGVETINCDLLDEAAINALPKAPNIVFMAGRKFGAEGDLSLTWAMNAHVPALVAQAFPSSRIVAFSTGCVYPFVPVDGKGSTEEMAPNPPGEYAQSCVGRERMFEYFSHKFGTSGRLFRLNYAIDMRYGVLHDIATKVLSGVPIDVSLGHVNFIWQGDASAQALRCLVHCTSPTSPINVSGHEILSVRDLAQKFGARFGRSPVLTGKEEPTAWLTDTSKAVELFGLPVVDTEQLIAWTADWVSRAMPSLGKPTKYEVRDGRY, from the coding sequence ATGCTGCTCACCCGCCAGACGCTGCCGAAGACCATTCCTGATATCGCGGCCCTCGACGATCTGCTGTGCCGGCCGACGCAGGCATTGATCGACGACCTCAAGAAGGTCGAGGGCGACATCATGATCCTCGGCGTCGCCGGCAAAATGGGCCCGACGCTGGCGGGGCTGGCGAAGGCTGCCGCACCCGATCGCCGCGTCATCGGCGTCGCCCGCTTCAGCGACGCCGGCGTCAAGGACTGGCTGCATGCGCGCGGCGTCGAGACCATCAATTGCGACCTGCTGGACGAGGCCGCGATCAACGCGCTGCCGAAGGCGCCCAACATCGTCTTCATGGCCGGCCGCAAATTCGGTGCCGAGGGCGATCTGTCGCTGACCTGGGCGATGAACGCGCACGTCCCGGCGCTGGTGGCACAGGCCTTCCCGTCGTCGCGGATCGTCGCGTTCTCGACCGGCTGCGTCTATCCGTTCGTGCCGGTCGACGGCAAAGGCTCGACCGAGGAGATGGCGCCGAACCCGCCCGGCGAATACGCCCAGTCCTGCGTCGGGCGCGAGCGCATGTTCGAGTATTTCTCGCACAAGTTCGGCACGTCAGGACGGCTGTTCCGGCTCAATTATGCAATCGACATGCGCTACGGCGTGCTGCACGACATCGCCACGAAGGTGCTCAGCGGCGTGCCGATCGATGTCAGCCTCGGCCACGTCAATTTCATCTGGCAGGGCGATGCCTCCGCGCAGGCGCTGCGTTGCCTCGTCCACTGCACGTCACCGACATCGCCGATCAATGTCAGCGGGCATGAGATCCTCAGCGTGCGCGATCTCGCGCAAAAATTCGGCGCCCGCTTCGGCCGCTCGCCGGTGCTGACCGGCAAGGAAGAGCCGACGGCCTGGCTCACCGACACATCGAAAGCCGTCGAGCTGTTCGGCCTGCCCGTGGTCGACACCGAGCAGCTGATCGCCTGGACCGCCGACTGGGTCTCCCGCGCCATGCCGAGCCTCGGCAAGCCGACAAAATACGAGGTGCGCGATGGCCGTTATTGA
- a CDS encoding MarR family winged helix-turn-helix transcriptional regulator, producing MKDNNDMPGHLARRFQQIAVAVFLAEVGEAGFDLTPVQYAALATIKANPGLDQVTLAGLIAYDRTTITGVVDRLVQKGLAERRASARDRRARELEITDEGRRTLRKITPAVESAQAVMLRGLSAREGEELMRLLRKAIAAGNELSRAPLRDIKA from the coding sequence GTGAAAGACAACAACGACATGCCCGGCCATCTGGCGCGGCGATTTCAACAGATCGCGGTGGCGGTATTCTTGGCCGAGGTCGGTGAAGCCGGCTTCGACCTCACTCCGGTGCAGTACGCGGCGCTCGCGACCATCAAGGCCAATCCCGGGCTCGACCAGGTCACTCTCGCCGGATTGATTGCCTATGACCGCACCACCATCACCGGCGTGGTCGATCGGCTGGTGCAGAAGGGCCTTGCCGAGCGCCGCGCCAGTGCCCGCGACCGCCGCGCCCGCGAGCTCGAGATCACCGACGAGGGCCGGCGTACGCTGCGCAAGATCACGCCGGCAGTTGAATCCGCCCAAGCCGTCATGCTCCGCGGCCTCAGCGCGAGGGAGGGCGAGGAGCTGATGAGGCTGCTGCGCAAGGCCATTGCCGCCGGCAATGAGCTCAGCCGCGCCCCGTTGCGCGATATCAAGGCATGA
- the minE gene encoding cell division topological specificity factor MinE gives MSMGLLRLLRGNKASAPVARERLQILLAHERGMRGQPDLLGVLREEILAVVSKHVMLDPTKVIVRLERGDEVSTLEVDIEVPNDFERKKVAVG, from the coding sequence ATGAGCATGGGTCTGCTCCGGCTTCTCCGCGGCAACAAGGCATCCGCACCCGTCGCTCGCGAACGGTTGCAGATCCTGTTGGCCCATGAACGCGGAATGCGCGGCCAGCCCGATCTACTCGGTGTGCTGCGTGAGGAAATTTTGGCTGTCGTCTCCAAGCACGTGATGCTGGATCCGACCAAGGTGATCGTCCGGCTCGAGCGGGGCGACGAAGTCTCGACCCTCGAGGTCGATATCGAGGTGCCCAACGATTTCGAGCGCAAGAAAGTGGCGGTCGGGTAG
- a CDS encoding linear amide C-N hydrolase: MPSRQPIRYRFLAVTIAAAMAVAPSISLACTRLVYLGAGNQVITARSMDWKSDVATNLWIFPRGMARSGEVGPSSLTWTSKYGSVIASGYDISTTDGLNEAGLMANVLWLVESEYPKFDGSKPGLTIAAWAQYVLDEFATVQEAVDALAKEPFTIVTDNVPGEKRLATLHLSMSDATGDSAIVEYIQGKQVIHHGRQYQVMTNSPTFDEQLALNAYWKQIGGTVFLPGTNRASDRFARASFYVDAIPKDENPDRALAAVFSVIRNTSVPFGITTPDQPNISSTRWRTVADHQRKLYFFESVLTPNTFWVDLKRVDFSPQTGKVKKLDLGPDQDHTFAGDATASFREAEPFKFLGLPM, encoded by the coding sequence ATGCCGTCGAGACAACCTATCCGTTATCGCTTTTTGGCCGTGACAATCGCCGCTGCGATGGCCGTCGCGCCGTCGATCTCGCTGGCCTGCACGCGCCTGGTTTATCTCGGCGCGGGCAATCAGGTGATCACGGCGCGTTCGATGGACTGGAAGAGCGACGTCGCCACCAATCTCTGGATCTTTCCGCGCGGCATGGCACGCAGCGGCGAGGTCGGACCGAGCTCGCTGACCTGGACCTCGAAATACGGCAGCGTCATCGCGTCGGGCTACGACATTTCCACGACCGACGGGCTCAACGAAGCCGGCCTGATGGCCAACGTACTGTGGCTGGTCGAATCGGAATATCCAAAGTTCGACGGGAGCAAGCCTGGCCTGACCATCGCGGCCTGGGCGCAATATGTGCTCGACGAGTTCGCGACCGTCCAGGAGGCGGTGGACGCGCTCGCCAAGGAGCCCTTCACGATCGTGACCGACAACGTACCCGGCGAGAAGCGGCTCGCAACGCTGCATCTGTCGATGTCGGATGCCACCGGCGACAGCGCCATCGTCGAATACATCCAGGGCAAGCAGGTCATCCACCACGGCCGCCAATACCAGGTCATGACGAACTCGCCGACCTTTGACGAGCAGCTCGCGCTCAATGCCTATTGGAAGCAGATCGGCGGCACCGTGTTTCTGCCCGGCACCAACCGCGCCTCCGACCGCTTCGCGCGCGCCTCGTTCTACGTCGACGCGATCCCGAAGGACGAAAACCCCGACCGCGCGCTCGCCGCCGTGTTCAGCGTGATCCGCAACACTTCGGTGCCGTTCGGCATCACGACGCCGGACCAGCCGAACATCTCGTCGACCCGTTGGCGCACCGTCGCCGATCACCAGCGAAAGCTCTATTTCTTCGAGTCGGTGCTGACGCCGAACACGTTCTGGGTCGATCTCAAGAGGGTCGATTTCTCGCCGCAAACGGGGAAGGTGAAAAAGCTCGATCTCGGCCCGGATCAGGATCACACCTTTGCCGGCGATGCGACCGCTAGCTTCCGCGAGGCCGAGCCGTTCAAGTTCCTGGGACTGCCGATGTGA
- a CDS encoding ATP-binding protein, with the protein MDSIEFENLQRRLKALEEENARLKAQRIAVVSERQKVESALAESEERYRTLFNSIDEGFCIIEFFDGPHGPLSDYVHVEANPAYTQHAGIPNVVGQKVREMVPDEAGGWVELYGGVLRTGVPIRFERELVATGRYLELAAFRVEPESRKQVAVLFQDITKRKRAEEELQRLNETLEARVVAAVAERKVFADLVEGTDAFVQVVAPDFRWLAINGASAREFHRIYGILPKVGDNMLEVLKDQPQHLEAIRAVWTRALAGESFVEVAEFGEPGRARRFYEMRFNCLRDGDGRLLGAYQYSYDVTERLREQERLRQAEEALRQSQKMEAVGQLTGGIAHDFNNLLTGIIGSLELLQTRLGQGRVKEIDRYVTTAQGAAKRAAALTHRLLAFSRRQTLDPRPTDLNRLVMGMEELIRRTVGPEIAVEVVAAGGLWSTLIDHSQLENALLNLCINARDAMPRGGRITIESANRWLDEHGAGERDLEPGQYVSLCVTDTGIGMPPDVIERAFDPFFTTKPIGQGTGLGLSMVYGFVRQSGGQVRIYSEVGQGTTMCLYLPRHYGKDTDKPSALASKTTERPQTSHTILVVDDEPSIRMLLTDALEEIGFSVIEAHDGPTGLRMSQSDATIDLLITDVGLPGGMNGRQLADAARLTRPELKVLFITGYAENAIIGNGQLAPGMQVLTKPFVVEALASRVLDMIKDGAGKA; encoded by the coding sequence GTGGATTCGATCGAGTTTGAGAACCTGCAACGCCGCCTGAAGGCGCTTGAGGAGGAAAACGCACGCCTCAAGGCGCAGCGGATCGCCGTCGTCAGCGAGCGCCAGAAGGTCGAATCCGCACTCGCCGAAAGCGAGGAGCGCTACCGAACGCTGTTCAACTCGATCGACGAAGGCTTTTGCATCATCGAGTTCTTCGACGGTCCCCATGGTCCGCTCAGCGACTACGTCCATGTCGAGGCTAATCCCGCCTATACCCAGCATGCGGGCATTCCCAACGTGGTCGGCCAGAAGGTCCGCGAGATGGTCCCCGATGAAGCCGGCGGTTGGGTGGAGCTTTACGGCGGCGTCCTGCGCACCGGCGTCCCGATTCGCTTCGAGCGCGAACTGGTCGCGACGGGCCGCTACCTCGAGCTTGCTGCCTTCCGGGTCGAACCCGAAAGCCGCAAGCAGGTCGCCGTGCTGTTCCAGGACATCACCAAGCGCAAGCGGGCCGAGGAAGAGCTACAGCGCCTGAACGAGACGCTGGAAGCGCGCGTGGTCGCGGCGGTCGCCGAGCGCAAAGTCTTTGCCGACCTCGTCGAGGGCACCGATGCTTTCGTGCAGGTCGTCGCCCCGGACTTTCGCTGGCTTGCCATCAATGGGGCCTCGGCCCGTGAATTTCACCGCATCTACGGCATCTTGCCGAAGGTCGGTGACAACATGCTTGAAGTGCTTAAGGACCAGCCGCAGCATCTGGAGGCCATCCGCGCCGTCTGGACACGCGCGCTTGCCGGCGAGTCCTTTGTCGAGGTCGCGGAGTTCGGCGAACCCGGGCGGGCCCGCCGCTTCTATGAGATGCGGTTCAATTGCCTGCGCGATGGCGACGGAAGACTCCTCGGCGCCTACCAATATTCCTACGACGTCACCGAACGCCTGAGGGAGCAGGAACGGCTGCGCCAGGCCGAGGAGGCGCTGCGCCAGTCGCAGAAGATGGAAGCGGTCGGCCAGCTTACCGGCGGCATCGCCCACGATTTCAACAATCTGCTCACCGGCATCATTGGCTCTCTGGAATTGCTGCAGACACGGCTCGGCCAGGGCCGTGTCAAGGAAATCGACCGCTACGTCACGACGGCACAAGGCGCCGCCAAGCGCGCGGCCGCGCTGACCCACCGTCTGCTCGCCTTCTCGCGACGGCAGACGCTCGACCCGCGGCCAACCGATTTGAACCGGCTGGTGATGGGAATGGAGGAGTTGATCCGCCGCACGGTCGGGCCCGAGATCGCCGTGGAGGTCGTCGCCGCCGGCGGCCTGTGGTCGACGCTGATCGATCACTCGCAACTCGAGAACGCGCTCCTGAATCTGTGCATCAATGCCCGTGATGCCATGCCGCGAGGCGGCCGCATTACCATCGAGAGCGCCAATCGCTGGCTCGACGAACATGGCGCGGGCGAGCGCGATCTGGAGCCCGGACAATATGTCTCGCTCTGCGTCACCGACACCGGCATCGGCATGCCCCCCGATGTGATCGAGCGCGCTTTCGATCCGTTCTTCACCACCAAGCCCATCGGCCAGGGCACCGGCCTCGGCCTCTCGATGGTCTACGGCTTCGTGCGCCAGTCCGGCGGACAAGTGCGGATCTATTCCGAGGTCGGCCAGGGCACGACCATGTGCCTCTATCTGCCGCGGCATTACGGCAAGGATACTGACAAACCGTCCGCGCTCGCCAGCAAGACCACGGAGCGACCTCAGACGAGCCACACCATTCTGGTCGTTGACGACGAGCCCTCGATCCGGATGCTGCTGACGGACGCACTGGAAGAGATCGGCTTCAGCGTGATCGAGGCCCATGACGGCCCGACCGGACTGAGGATGTCGCAATCGGATGCGACAATCGACCTGCTCATCACCGATGTCGGCTTGCCCGGCGGCATGAACGGCCGCCAGCTCGCGGATGCGGCGCGTCTCACGCGCCCCGAACTGAAAGTTCTGTTCATCACGGGCTATGCGGAGAACGCCATCATCGGCAACGGACAGCTCGCGCCCGGTATGCAGGTGCTGACGAAGCCGTTCGTGGTCGAGGCGCTGGCGAGCCGGGTCCTCGACATGATCAAGGATGGAGCCGGAAAGGCCTGA
- a CDS encoding ABC transporter substrate-binding protein, with protein MKRLQAAIVTLMLGWQVGPAGAGEAVNLILNWTPTADHSPFYYAKAQGWYEKSGIDLTIEVGKGSGVSAAKVGSGGSAFGIADLATMLVAKSKGADDVALMSIYANTGQTFYWLKSYGVNGAKDFAGHKIGNPPGDASRVMWPAFAKAAGLAPDSVSFVNIGPTAKIAALKSHTVDIISDFYNEHDLKVIEFGPDLGYVNWKDIGLNPYGNSLIVNGAYLQKNPKLVEDFVRISQKAFAACVADVTPCLKALLDQVSGLDKENQERQWERIKFLMTDEFTTTKGLGWIDGERMKKDYELVQTYLGMEKPFDVTTAFTTKMLDPAIKMDASKVKK; from the coding sequence ATGAAGCGTTTGCAGGCTGCGATCGTAACCCTGATGCTCGGATGGCAGGTAGGCCCGGCAGGCGCGGGCGAGGCGGTCAACCTGATCCTGAACTGGACGCCGACCGCCGATCATTCGCCGTTCTACTACGCCAAGGCGCAAGGCTGGTACGAGAAATCAGGCATCGACCTCACCATCGAGGTCGGCAAGGGCTCCGGCGTCTCCGCCGCCAAGGTCGGCTCCGGCGGCTCGGCCTTCGGCATCGCCGATCTCGCCACCATGCTGGTTGCCAAGAGCAAGGGCGCCGATGACGTCGCTCTGATGAGCATTTACGCGAATACCGGCCAGACCTTCTACTGGCTGAAGAGCTATGGCGTGAACGGCGCGAAGGACTTTGCCGGCCACAAGATCGGTAACCCGCCCGGCGATGCCTCGCGGGTGATGTGGCCTGCATTCGCGAAGGCGGCGGGTCTCGCGCCCGACTCCGTCAGCTTCGTCAATATCGGGCCGACCGCCAAGATCGCCGCGCTGAAGAGCCACACCGTCGACATCATCAGCGACTTCTACAACGAGCACGATCTGAAGGTGATCGAGTTCGGGCCGGACCTCGGCTACGTCAACTGGAAGGACATCGGCCTCAATCCTTACGGCAATTCGCTGATCGTCAACGGCGCTTACTTGCAGAAGAACCCGAAGCTCGTCGAGGATTTCGTGCGCATCTCGCAGAAGGCCTTTGCCGCCTGCGTTGCCGACGTCACGCCGTGCCTGAAGGCGCTGCTCGACCAGGTCTCCGGTCTCGACAAGGAGAACCAGGAGCGCCAGTGGGAGCGCATCAAGTTCCTGATGACGGACGAGTTCACCACCACCAAGGGTCTGGGCTGGATCGACGGCGAGCGGATGAAGAAGGACTACGAGCTGGTCCAGACCTATCTCGGCATGGAGAAGCCGTTCGATGTGACGACCGCGTTCACGACGAAGATGCTGGATCCCGCCATCAAGATGGACGCGAGCAAGGTGAAGAAGTAG
- the minC gene encoding septum site-determining protein MinC, whose protein sequence is MEAAAKVQRQMVRLRGRSYVAFVFVPTVPIQDWLQEIDTTIARSPGFFSGRPVVIDLSSVDLSQAGIGHLLTSLQDRNIRVLGIEGVDEARLTPMMPPLLSGGRSCVIEPTAAKKPETKAETKATSLLLDSPVRSGQTVIFPEGDVTILGSVGSGAEVVAGGSIHIYGALRGRAMAGVNGHTSARIYCQKIEAELLAIDGFYQTADDIDSALRGRPAQAWLQGNTMRITALN, encoded by the coding sequence ATGGAGGCTGCAGCAAAAGTTCAACGCCAAATGGTGCGCCTGCGCGGGCGCTCCTATGTGGCCTTCGTCTTCGTGCCGACGGTTCCGATCCAGGACTGGCTCCAGGAGATCGACACCACCATCGCGCGTTCGCCGGGCTTCTTTTCCGGTCGGCCCGTGGTGATCGACCTGTCCTCGGTCGATCTCAGCCAGGCCGGCATCGGCCATCTACTCACCAGCCTGCAGGACCGCAACATTCGCGTGCTTGGTATCGAGGGCGTGGACGAGGCGAGGCTGACGCCCATGATGCCGCCGCTGCTGTCGGGCGGGCGCAGTTGCGTGATCGAGCCAACCGCGGCGAAAAAGCCGGAGACCAAGGCCGAGACCAAGGCAACCTCGCTACTGCTCGACAGTCCGGTGCGTTCCGGCCAGACCGTGATCTTCCCCGAAGGTGACGTCACGATTCTGGGCTCGGTCGGCTCCGGCGCCGAGGTCGTTGCCGGCGGCTCCATCCACATCTACGGCGCGCTGCGCGGCCGCGCCATGGCGGGCGTGAACGGACACACGAGCGCGCGGATCTATTGCCAGAAGATCGAGGCCGAACTGCTTGCAATCGATGGATTTTATCAGACTGCCGACGACATCGACAGCGCCTTGCGCGGCCGGCCTGCCCAGGCCTGGCTACAGGGCAACACCATGCGAATTACTGCGCTGAACTGA